In Papaver somniferum cultivar HN1 chromosome 1, ASM357369v1, whole genome shotgun sequence, a genomic segment contains:
- the LOC113306308 gene encoding wall-associated receptor kinase 5-like, with amino-acid sequence MFLKFLFFLFLQFSWLILTSSASTPLPQAKPGCTAECGDLTIPYPFGIGPNENGCSLTGVEALPYNITCDTTYDPPKPFIGIGRNNTAGLDLRVEVISISKAEFRVKNSPATRCYEYESGELTLDEGARVMNFNATPFTVSYTKNRFFGLGCDTLALIYEPILNFTTDCSTICKTSANIIDGSCSGSGCCQTKLPKGVKVFAGVVISRNTSSESFSFDPCSYSFIGESENYTFSASDLKGGSFYDKAKDVPVVLDWAIGTKTCEEAQQDMSSYACQKNSTCSNSGKVPGYLCTCIEGFEGNPYLSPGCHDVNECEDQSNKRCEGICTNTIGSYDCSCPKGSHGDGKISGTGCIRDRKEFPIIIVAVGVGLGFLFMILAGSFLYLRIRKRQFKSLNDKFFNQNGGLLLKQHISSYEGVVGATKIFSAEELEAATNNYSDELILGRGGFGTVYLGTLSDKRKVAIKKSKVIDKSQIEQFINELVILAQVNHRNVVKVLGCCLETEVPLLVYEYISNGTLFQHIHKKVEGMSSSFYVDGMSSQFSLSWRNRLKIATESAGALAYLHSSTSIPIIHRDIKSANILLDDNYTAKVSDFGASRLNTLGETQIDTLVQGTLGYLDPEYYQTSLLTDKSDVYSFGVVLVELLTGEKPISLNRPQAQRSLASFFLYAMERNDVFTLIQPRVANEGNHGPIIAVAELAKRCLNMKGGERPTMKEVAAELESLSKLESYPSGVHNQPIYEEEPNVIISEPIDLYSAPINSNISGDSGLYIGLAFFPQHLVALNLDVRFESVSILLFLHLSRLTLTTSSPLTPLPLTKPGCQAKCGDFTIPYPFGIGPSENGCSFTGDGVQRYNITCDTSFNPPKPCPLQNHLSLHHCLLPSALMMSGTAVLIILDKLF; translated from the exons ATGTTTCTGAAATTCTTATTCTTCTTGTTCTTGCAGTTCTCTTGGTTAATCCTAACATCATCAGCATCAACTCCATTACCCCAAGCAAAGCCTGGTTGCACTGCGGAATGCGGTGACCTTACCATTCCTTACCCGTTTGGCATAGGTCCAAACGAGAATGGGTGTTCGCTTACGGGAGTTGAAGCACTTCCTTACAACATTACATGTGATACCACATATGATCCTCCCAAACCCTTCATTGGAATCGGTAGAAACAATACTGCAGGTCTAGATCTTAGGGTCGAAGTTATAAGTATATCAAAAGCTGAATTTCGCGTTAAAAACTCGCCAGCTACAAGGTGTTATGAGTACGAAAGCGGTGAACTAACCCTAGATGAAGGTGCACGTGTAATGAATTTCAATGCAACTCCATTTACAGTTTCATATACGAAGAACAGATTTTTTGGTCTCGGTTGTGATACATTGGCTCTCATTTACGAACCGATTCTTAACTTTACAACAGATTGTAGTACAATATGCAAAACTTCGGCCAATATTATAGATGGGTCTTGTTCTGGGAGTGGATGTTGTCAAACAAAATTACCTAAAGGTGTAAAGGTTTTTGCAGGAGTGGTTATTTCAAGAAATACATCATCAGAATCTTTTTCTTTTGATCCTTGTAGCTATTCGTTTATAGGCGAGTCTGAGAATTATACATTCAGCGCTTCAGACTTGAAGGGTGGAAGTTTTTATGATAAAGCGAAAGATGTACCAGTTGTTCTTGATTGGGCAATAGGTACCAAAACTTGTGAAGAAGCGCAACAAGATATGTCTAGTTACGCATGCCAGAAGAACAGTACATGTAGCAATTCAGGCAAAGTTCCCGGATATCTTTGTACATGCATCGAAGGTTTTGAAGGGAACCCCTATCTCAGCCCTGGATGCCATG ATGTAAATGAATGTGAGGATCAAAGCAACAAACGTTGCGAAGGAATTTGCACAAATACCATCGGAAGCTATGACTGCTCTTGTCCAAAAGGAAGCCACGGTGATGGCAAGATAAGTGGAACTGGATGCATTCGCGATAGAAAAGAATTTCCAATAATAATAGTTGCAGTTG GTGTTGGCTTAGGGTTCTTATTTATGATACTAGCTGGCTCGTTCTTATATTTGAGGATAAGGAAAAGACAATTTAAGAGTCTTAACGATAAATTCTTTAACCAAAACGGCGGTCTGTTATTGAAACAGCACATTTCATCCTACGAAGGTGTTGTGGGGGCTACAAAAATCTTTTCAGCTGAAGAATTAGAAGCAGCAACCAACAATTATAGTGATGAATTGATTCTTGGTAGGGGAGGCTTTGGAACAGTTTATTTGGGAACTTTGTCAGACAAACGTAAAGTTGCCATTAAAAAGTCGAAAGTAATTGATAAGAGCCAAATTGAACAATTCATCAACGAGCTTGTTATCTTGGCTCAGGTTAATCATAGAAATGTGGTGAAGGTTTTGGGATGTTGTTTGGAAACTGAAGTTCCTTTGCTTGTGTACGAGTACATTTCTAATGGAACTCTCTTCCAACACATCCATAAAAAGGTGGAAGGGATGTCATCATCATTCTATGTGGATGGAATGTCATCGCAGTTCTCACTTTCTTGGAGAAATCGTTTGAAGATTGCAACCGAAAGTGCAGGAGCGCTCGCGTATTTGCACTCATCCACTTCTATACCCATCATTCATAGGGATATTAAGTCAGCCAATATACTCCTCGATGATAACTACACTGCAAAAGTATCGGATTTTGGAGCATCAAGGTTGAACACGTTGGGTGAAACCCAAATAGATACACTAGTTCAGGGGACATTGGGGTATTTAGATCCAGAATACTATCAAACAAGTTTATTGACAGATAAAAGTGATGTTTATAGCTTTGGTGTAGTTCTTGTCGAACTCTTAACAGGAGAAAAACCCATTTCTCTTAATCGACCACAAGCACAAAGAAGTCTTGCTTCATTTTTCCTATATGCCATGGAGAGAAATGATGTCTTTACGCTTATACAACCTCGAGTGGCAAATGAAGGGAATCACGGACCTATCATTGCAGTTGCGGAGCTTGCAAAGAGATGCCTGAACATGAAAGGTGGAGAACGACCAACGATGAAGGAAGTTGCTGCAGAGCTAGAAAGTTTGAGTAAACTAGAGTCATATCCATCAGGAGTTCATAATCAACCAATCTATGAAGAAGAGCCCAATGTTATTATTAGTGAGCCCATAGACCTCTATTCTGCACCAATAAACTCCAATATTTCCGGTGATTCTGGTCTATACA TTGGGTTGGCTTTTTTTCCACAGCATCTTGTTGCTCTTAATCTTGATGTACGATTTGAATCTGTATCT ATCTTATTGTTCTTGCATCTCTCAAGGCTTACCCTAACAACATCATCACCATTAACTCCATTGCCATTAACGAAGCCTGGTTGCCAAGCAAAATGCGGTGACTTCACAATTCCATACCCGTTTGGTATAGGTCCTAGCGAGAATGGGTGTTCCTTTACTGGAGATGGAGTACAGCGTTACAACATTACATGTGATACATCTTTTAACCCTCCAAAGCCGTGCCCACTTCAAAATCATCTCAGTCTCCACCACTGTCTCTTACCGTCTGCTCTCATGATGTCTGGCACAGCCGTCTTGATCATCCTGGACAAGCTATTTTAA